DNA from Streptomyces sp. NBC_01476:
TCATCGTGCCCGCCACCACCGCGGTGGTCGCGGGCGTCGCCACCGGGATGAGCAAGGACCTGGTCCAGCGTGCCGCGGACGTGACCTTGAAGGAGCGCAGGCCGCTGGTCCTGGTGCCGCGCGAGACACCCCTGCGCCGGGTCACCCTGCAGCAGATGGCAGACCTGTCGGGCGAGGGAGCGGTGATCCTGCCGGCGTCTCCCGGTTTCTACGCCGGAGCCCGCGATGTGGCGCAACTGGTCGACTTCGTCGCCGGGAAGGTGCTTGACGTGATCGGTGTCCCGCACCGGCTCTCCGAGCGGTGGAGCGGGCGGCTCGGCGCCGGGCGGGCCGGAGCGGAGCCCGGTGCGGAAACGCGGGAGCGGGAGGCGTCGGAGCAGTGGGCCGGGGACGGATCACGCGACCGCGCCGGCGGCGCGGACCGGGAGCCGCGGGAGTCCCGCGATGCGTGAGCTGCTGAGCGCGCTGCGCGGCCGGCTCGACGACGGGACGCCGTTCGCCGTTGCCACCGTCGTCGGTGTCCGGGGCAGCGCCCCGCGCCGGCCGGGCGCGGCGATGGCGGTGACCGCCGACGGCCGGGTGACCGGCAGTGTCTCCGGTGGCTGCGTCGAGGGCGCGGTGTACGAAGCCGCGAGCGAGTCGCTGGGCACCGGCGCCGCACAGCTCCACACCTACGGCATCAGCGACGACGACGCCTTCGCGGTCGGCCTGACCTGCGGCGGGACCCTCCAGATCCTGGTCCGCCCGTACACCGACGCGCAGCCGCGCCGCGCGCTGTCTGTCCTGCTGGAGGCGCTGGACCGCGCCGAGCCCGTCGCGCTCGCCACCGTCATCGGCGGGGCCGCGCCGCTGGGCGCCCAGCGCGTGATCGGAACCGGCCACGCCACCGGCACGTGCGGCGACCCCGGCCTCGACCACGCCGTCACCGAGGACGCGCGCGGACTGCTCGCCCAGGGGATGACGGGCG
Protein-coding regions in this window:
- a CDS encoding UbiX family flavin prenyltransferase gives rise to the protein MDHHITSRVPWVVGITGASGTPYAAAVLRALLDAGEAVDLIVSQAARLTLADETGQSFREAHWRTDVKAFIGRDPGDMVLWRAADFTAGPASGTYRTRGMIIVPATTAVVAGVATGMSKDLVQRAADVTLKERRPLVLVPRETPLRRVTLQQMADLSGEGAVILPASPGFYAGARDVAQLVDFVAGKVLDVIGVPHRLSERWSGRLGAGRAGAEPGAETREREASEQWAGDGSRDRAGGADREPRESRDA